A genomic stretch from Leptospira licerasiae serovar Varillal str. VAR 010 includes:
- a CDS encoding efflux RND transporter permease subunit, giving the protein MPFKFKQIFKNKPGAALSAFSIILLLSILRIFNVTLQTFPDLKSPTVTVTTSWPGTDVSKIEREITFPLEESISSLGGVSKIRSVTESGKSLITVSFATESNLAVKIAELREKIEIVSVRFPRDVRRPSIQSFDSAESPVFIATVANTDEQDLFETRRLIEQKVKPYMEGIPGIGRVLVIGGEDKEILISCDRDRLEAEGLTIGDVLNVVRQGSLYSRIGIEKGGNVEVPIFLDSRKYTPTDFASLPISFRGQGTLFLRDVAKVGYANKDLETIFRRNGKAGVSIYAFASGGLTFSSRIILNAVRDLEMEGIELRILYDKNDQIQEEMLLRFLFTCTIFIIYLAINDFKKAYTRTIGFTYSIVCTASVLSFANHNIGATLLIGINIALCLLILRKVFFKTKNYYGSIYLAIGWIICVYYIIDPEFLKLLLYTSTSLLTFLALFLGFNNLQFRKFPLLSKMAILDEKVSNLLYPSTLFFRSLFFKCKSSSLAKYTVFFIENFSLKLNHYRILGKIKLYSVFQVLLLFSPFILSVFIAKSYSNPLSRRTIVGRIELPSGTGIGATDKISKKVEASILAANVSDEVLTTVESDHANLIIKLRKGESPDPELLAFLKKGIGKQAPAYVSLLPDRDNETSIETTYEIRGPDQIELDQLVKIFSKETSGMPEVEETVLRYKGPRDEFIMDLDPSKSSQSLLETSHLGEDIRLTLQGGVGAKAFVDSKLYDVRIRSTEEFRESKTSLNKIKVRNSASKFVPVEEITSGKEDTTPVKIYHTDRKRSLAFSVRLRNDSPAYIDKVRDRVNDIPLPGDYTIYTSEGESFAKRFDVAFILTLTVLILLPIVSYLGNPSLYNRFLMQSCKLSVLFIFLGIVFPEWRSDSYIYFILLGLLI; this is encoded by the coding sequence ATGCCTTTTAAATTTAAGCAAATTTTTAAGAACAAACCGGGCGCAGCTCTTTCAGCATTTTCTATCATTCTTCTTTTATCTATATTGCGTATATTTAATGTAACTTTGCAAACATTTCCGGATTTAAAATCTCCAACCGTTACCGTAACAACCAGTTGGCCAGGAACGGATGTTTCAAAAATAGAAAGAGAAATCACCTTTCCCCTCGAAGAATCAATTAGTTCCTTGGGTGGGGTTTCGAAAATTCGCTCAGTCACGGAATCTGGTAAATCATTAATTACCGTTTCCTTTGCTACGGAATCTAACCTGGCGGTGAAAATTGCTGAGTTGCGAGAAAAAATTGAAATTGTTTCCGTTCGCTTTCCAAGGGATGTGAGAAGGCCTTCTATTCAATCTTTCGATTCAGCTGAAAGTCCTGTTTTTATTGCAACAGTTGCTAACACAGATGAACAAGATCTTTTTGAAACTCGAAGATTAATTGAACAGAAAGTTAAACCTTATATGGAAGGTATTCCTGGGATTGGCAGGGTTTTAGTTATAGGGGGAGAAGATAAAGAAATTTTAATTTCTTGCGATCGAGACCGTTTAGAGGCAGAGGGATTAACGATTGGAGATGTTTTAAATGTAGTTCGTCAAGGGTCTTTATATTCAAGAATCGGCATTGAAAAAGGAGGGAATGTAGAGGTGCCGATATTTTTGGATAGTCGTAAATATACTCCAACAGATTTCGCGTCCTTACCTATTTCATTTCGAGGACAAGGAACATTATTTTTAAGAGATGTTGCCAAAGTCGGATACGCAAATAAAGATTTGGAAACGATTTTCCGTCGAAATGGGAAAGCTGGAGTAAGTATTTATGCTTTTGCCTCAGGGGGTCTAACTTTCTCTTCCAGAATAATTCTTAATGCCGTTAGAGATTTAGAAATGGAAGGTATAGAACTTCGTATTCTATATGATAAAAATGATCAAATCCAAGAGGAAATGTTATTACGTTTTCTTTTTACTTGTACTATCTTTATTATTTATTTAGCAATCAATGACTTTAAAAAAGCTTATACTAGAACCATTGGATTTACGTATTCAATTGTATGTACCGCTTCTGTCTTATCTTTCGCAAATCATAACATCGGAGCGACACTATTGATTGGAATAAATATTGCGCTTTGCCTACTAATTTTACGGAAAGTTTTTTTTAAGACAAAGAACTATTATGGATCTATATATTTGGCTATTGGTTGGATAATTTGTGTGTACTATATTATAGATCCAGAGTTTTTAAAATTACTATTATACACCTCCACTTCCCTGTTAACGTTTTTAGCTTTATTTTTAGGATTTAATAATCTACAGTTTAGGAAATTTCCATTACTGAGCAAGATGGCGATTTTGGATGAAAAAGTGTCTAACTTACTTTATCCCAGTACGCTTTTTTTTCGATCTTTATTTTTTAAATGTAAAAGTAGTTCACTGGCGAAATATACTGTTTTCTTTATAGAAAATTTTTCCTTGAAATTGAATCACTATAGAATTTTAGGAAAGATTAAGCTATATTCCGTGTTCCAAGTTTTACTACTATTTTCCCCATTTATTCTTTCTGTCTTCATTGCCAAAAGTTACTCTAATCCGTTAAGTAGACGAACTATCGTTGGTAGGATTGAACTACCTTCAGGAACTGGAATTGGGGCAACGGATAAGATTTCGAAAAAGGTTGAGGCTTCGATCTTGGCAGCAAATGTGAGTGACGAAGTGCTTACTACTGTAGAATCTGATCATGCAAATTTGATAATTAAATTAAGGAAGGGAGAATCTCCTGATCCAGAGTTGCTTGCTTTTTTAAAAAAAGGAATTGGGAAACAGGCGCCGGCTTATGTTTCACTTTTACCTGATAGGGACAACGAAACTAGTATCGAAACCACATACGAAATTAGGGGTCCTGATCAAATTGAACTAGATCAATTAGTGAAGATTTTTTCGAAAGAAACATCGGGAATGCCAGAGGTTGAAGAAACTGTTTTAAGATATAAAGGTCCTCGCGACGAGTTCATAATGGATCTAGATCCGAGTAAATCCTCGCAGTCTTTATTAGAAACCTCGCATCTAGGAGAAGATATCCGATTAACTTTACAAGGAGGGGTTGGAGCAAAAGCATTTGTAGATTCGAAATTATACGATGTTAGAATTAGATCTACAGAAGAATTTCGCGAATCGAAAACTTCTTTAAATAAAATTAAAGTTAGAAATTCAGCCTCAAAATTTGTTCCAGTTGAGGAGATTACCTCTGGCAAAGAGGATACAACGCCTGTAAAAATCTATCACACCGATAGAAAAAGGTCCTTGGCATTTTCTGTAAGATTGAGAAACGATAGTCCAGCATACATTGATAAAGTGCGTGATAGAGTGAATGACATTCCGTTGCCAGGAGATTACACAATCTACACTTCAGAAGGGGAAAGTTTTGCAAAGAGATTTGATGTAGCCTTTATATTAACGTTAACTGTGTTGATCTTACTTCCGATTGTATCTTACCTTGGCAATCCTAGTTTATACAATAGGTTCTTAATGCAATCGTGCAAATTATCTGTGTTGTTCATATTTCTTGGAATTGTTTTCCCCGAATGGCGATCTGATTCGTATATTTATTTTATTCTTCTTGGTTTATTAATTTAA